A region from the Variovorax paradoxus genome encodes:
- a CDS encoding aspartate/glutamate racemase family protein codes for MTQHIGIVGCSAEGAALCYQTICVEGAGLLGPHAHPEVAMHTPSLADYMAHIYRNDWHAVGEVMLASASKLAKIGADFLVCPDNTIHQALPFIEARSPLPWLHIAQCVADEAARRGFRRLAITGTRWLVDSEVYPEKLSARGLEYVRPTALEREEINRIIMDELVRGVFTPDAVLAFRRVIQRMKDDDGCDAVVLGCTEIPLIMNDVNSPLPTLDSTRLLARAALRRAVA; via the coding sequence ATGACCCAGCACATCGGAATCGTCGGGTGTTCCGCCGAAGGCGCGGCGCTCTGCTACCAGACCATCTGCGTGGAAGGAGCCGGGCTGCTCGGCCCGCATGCCCATCCCGAAGTGGCCATGCACACGCCGTCGCTCGCGGACTACATGGCGCACATCTATCGCAACGACTGGCATGCCGTGGGCGAGGTGATGCTTGCCTCGGCGAGCAAGCTCGCGAAGATCGGCGCCGACTTTCTGGTCTGTCCCGACAACACGATCCACCAGGCGCTGCCCTTCATCGAGGCGCGCTCGCCGCTGCCGTGGCTGCATATTGCGCAGTGCGTGGCCGACGAGGCCGCGCGGCGCGGTTTCCGGCGCCTCGCCATCACCGGCACGCGCTGGCTGGTCGACAGCGAGGTCTATCCGGAGAAGCTCTCGGCCAGGGGCCTCGAATACGTCCGGCCCACCGCCCTGGAGCGCGAGGAGATCAACCGCATCATCATGGACGAGCTGGTCCGCGGTGTGTTCACGCCCGACGCGGTTCTGGCGTTCCGGCGCGTCATACAGCGCATGAAGGACGACGACGGCTGCGATGCGGTCGTGCTTGGCTGCACCGAGATTCCGCTGATCATGAACGACGTGAATTCGCCGCTGCCCACGCTCGACTCCACGCGGCTGCTGGCGCGCGCGGCGCTGCGGCGCGCGGTGGCCTGA
- a CDS encoding alpha/beta fold hydrolase: MYQALRPSRSEFVPVRNLRYHVRLWGEPSPHKPPLVLLHGWMDVAASWQFVVDAMAEERFIVAPDWRGFGLTDGGGADNYWLPDYLADLEWLLDHYAGEGDAQRPVDLVGHSMGGNVAMHYAGTRPGRIRRLVNLEGFGMPARKPEEAPARYGQWIDELKSLHRGEKALAGYSAVDGVARRLMKTNPRLTPDKAGWLAGHWSALQTQADGSERWQILGDAAHKIINANIFRVDETLALYARISAPTLMVEAADDSLHGWWKNRFTLEEFHERLKSVPSVRIEQLADAGHMLHHDQPQRVAELIEQFLAG; encoded by the coding sequence ATGTACCAAGCCCTCCGTCCCTCGCGCAGCGAATTCGTGCCCGTGCGCAACCTCCGCTACCACGTGCGCCTCTGGGGCGAGCCCTCGCCCCACAAGCCGCCATTGGTGCTGCTGCATGGCTGGATGGACGTGGCGGCGTCCTGGCAGTTCGTGGTCGATGCGATGGCCGAGGAGCGCTTCATCGTCGCGCCCGACTGGCGCGGCTTCGGCCTCACCGACGGCGGCGGAGCCGACAACTACTGGCTGCCCGACTACCTGGCCGATCTCGAATGGCTGCTCGACCACTACGCGGGCGAAGGCGATGCGCAGCGCCCGGTCGACCTGGTCGGCCACAGCATGGGCGGTAACGTCGCCATGCATTACGCGGGCACCAGGCCCGGGCGCATCCGCCGCCTCGTCAACCTCGAAGGCTTCGGCATGCCGGCGCGCAAGCCCGAGGAAGCGCCTGCGCGCTACGGCCAGTGGATCGACGAACTGAAGAGCCTGCACCGTGGCGAGAAGGCGCTCGCCGGCTACTCGGCGGTGGACGGCGTGGCCCGCCGCCTCATGAAGACCAATCCGCGCCTCACGCCCGACAAGGCCGGCTGGCTTGCCGGCCATTGGTCGGCGCTCCAGACGCAGGCCGACGGCAGCGAGCGCTGGCAGATCCTCGGCGACGCCGCGCACAAGATCATCAATGCGAACATCTTCCGGGTCGACGAAACGCTCGCGCTCTATGCGCGGATCTCGGCGCCCACGCTGATGGTCGAGGCTGCCGACGACAGCCTGCACGGCTGGTGGAAGAACCGCTTCACGCTCGAAGAATTCCACGAACGATTGAAGTCCGTGCCTTCGGTGCGCATCGAGCAGTTGGCCGACGCCGGCCACATGCTGCACCACGACCAGCCGCAGCGCGTGGCCGAGCTGATCGAGCAGTTCCTGGCCGGCTGA
- a CDS encoding aldo/keto reductase has product MKKIQLGQSDLHVTPICLGTMTFGEQVDEPTSHAILSRSLERGVDFIDTAEMYSVPTRQETYSVTETIIGNWFAANPGTRQKITLATKVAGPVRGTPWVREGAGMTAADIVASCNASLKRLKTDVIDLYQIHWPERHVPAFGNIYYDPSRESSQTPIREQLEALGGLVKAGKVREIGLSNETPYGVHEFVRLAEQHGLPRVASVQNVYSLVSRGHENGLDETMHRLGVSLLAYSPLAFGLLTGKYDKGGIEGPDAPKGARISSYESVRKQRWGRPDALRAARRYNQLARDNGLTPVQLALAFCYTKWQVASTIIGVTTVAQLDENIDAWGTTLSPEVLAEIDKIRWEIRDPAT; this is encoded by the coding sequence ATGAAAAAAATCCAACTCGGCCAGAGCGACCTGCACGTTACCCCGATCTGCCTGGGCACCATGACCTTCGGCGAACAGGTGGACGAGCCCACGTCCCATGCCATCCTGAGCCGCTCGCTCGAGCGCGGCGTCGATTTCATCGACACGGCCGAGATGTACTCGGTGCCCACGCGCCAGGAAACCTACAGCGTCACCGAAACCATCATCGGCAACTGGTTCGCGGCCAACCCCGGCACGCGCCAGAAGATCACGCTTGCCACCAAGGTGGCCGGCCCGGTGCGCGGCACGCCCTGGGTGCGCGAAGGCGCGGGCATGACGGCGGCCGACATCGTGGCGTCGTGCAATGCCAGCCTGAAGCGGCTGAAGACCGACGTCATCGACCTGTACCAGATCCACTGGCCCGAGCGCCATGTGCCGGCCTTCGGCAACATCTACTACGACCCGTCCAGGGAAAGTTCGCAGACCCCGATCCGCGAGCAGCTCGAAGCGCTCGGCGGGCTGGTCAAGGCCGGCAAGGTGCGCGAGATCGGCCTGTCGAACGAAACGCCCTACGGCGTGCATGAGTTCGTGCGGCTGGCCGAGCAGCACGGCCTGCCGCGCGTGGCCTCGGTGCAGAACGTCTACAGCCTGGTGAGCCGGGGGCACGAGAACGGGCTCGACGAGACGATGCACCGGCTCGGCGTGTCGCTGCTGGCGTACTCGCCGCTGGCCTTCGGCCTCTTGACCGGCAAGTACGACAAGGGCGGCATCGAGGGCCCGGATGCACCGAAAGGTGCGCGCATCTCGAGCTACGAATCGGTGCGCAAGCAGCGCTGGGGCCGGCCCGATGCACTCAGGGCGGCACGCCGCTACAACCAGCTCGCGCGCGACAACGGCCTGACGCCCGTTCAGCTCGCGCTGGCCTTCTGCTACACCAAGTGGCAGGTGGCGAGCACCATCATCGGCGTGACGACGGTGGCGCAGCTCGATGAAAACATCGATGCCTGGGGCACCACGCTCTCGCCCGAGGTGCTGGCCGAGATCGACAAGATCCGCTGGGAAATCCGGGATCCCGCGACGTGA
- a CDS encoding aminoacyl-tRNA deacylase, translating to MSKKAHVSETPATQLLRENKVAFTEHPYEYLEHGGAQHSAAVLGFDPFTVVKTLVMQDQDAKPLIVLMHGNRTVSTKNLARQIGAKSVEPCKPEVAQRHSGYMVGGTSPFGTRRQMPVYIESTILELPRIAINGGRRGYLVGIDPQMCVGLLGARPVQCALAE from the coding sequence GTGAGCAAGAAGGCGCACGTTTCAGAAACGCCCGCCACGCAACTGCTGCGCGAGAACAAGGTCGCCTTCACCGAGCATCCGTACGAGTACCTGGAGCATGGCGGCGCCCAGCACAGCGCCGCCGTGCTGGGCTTCGACCCGTTCACGGTGGTGAAAACGCTGGTGATGCAGGACCAGGACGCCAAACCGCTGATCGTGCTGATGCATGGCAACCGCACCGTGTCGACCAAGAACCTGGCGCGGCAGATCGGCGCCAAGTCGGTCGAGCCCTGCAAGCCCGAGGTCGCGCAGCGCCACAGCGGCTACATGGTGGGCGGCACTTCGCCCTTCGGCACGCGGCGCCAGATGCCGGTCTACATCGAGTCGACCATCCTCGAACTGCCGAGGATCGCGATCAACGGCGGGCGGCGCGGCTACTTGGTGGGCATCGATCCGCAGATGTGCGTCGGCCTGCTGGGCGCCAGGCCCGTGCAGTGCGCGCTGGCAGAATAG
- the plsY gene encoding glycerol-3-phosphate 1-O-acyltransferase PlsY: MSFHLPSLIAIVASYLIGSLSFAVIVSKSLGMADPRSYGSGNPGATNVLRSGNKGAALATLLLDALKGWLPVFLIRHFGAQWGLGEGVAALAGLAAFLGHLYPVFFGFQGGKGVATAAGVLVGVAPWLGLATGATWLIIAVFFRYSSLSSLAAAFFAPAYYLLGGNIAWPLDRTVLIAVIIMSLLLVWRHRENIRRLAAGTESKLGSKKKA; the protein is encoded by the coding sequence TTGAGCTTTCACCTGCCGTCCCTCATCGCCATCGTGGCCTCGTACCTGATCGGCTCGCTGTCCTTCGCGGTCATCGTGAGCAAGTCGCTCGGCATGGCCGACCCGCGCAGCTATGGCAGCGGGAACCCCGGCGCCACCAACGTGCTGCGCTCGGGCAACAAGGGCGCGGCGCTGGCCACGCTGCTGCTCGATGCGCTCAAGGGCTGGCTGCCGGTGTTCCTGATCCGCCATTTCGGCGCGCAGTGGGGCCTGGGCGAGGGCGTGGCCGCGCTGGCGGGCCTGGCGGCCTTCCTGGGCCACCTTTACCCCGTGTTCTTCGGCTTTCAGGGCGGCAAGGGCGTGGCCACGGCAGCGGGCGTGCTGGTGGGCGTTGCGCCCTGGCTGGGGCTGGCCACCGGCGCCACCTGGCTGATCATCGCGGTGTTCTTCCGCTATTCGTCGCTGTCGTCGCTGGCGGCGGCTTTCTTTGCGCCGGCCTATTACCTGCTGGGCGGCAACATTGCGTGGCCGCTCGACCGCACGGTGCTGATTGCGGTCATCATCATGAGTCTGCTGCTGGTCTGGCGGCACCGCGAAAACATCCGCCGGCTCGCGGCCGGCACGGAGTCGAAACTCGGCTCGAAGAAAAAGGCTTGA
- a CDS encoding RidA family protein: MASITRFHVGPRLSETAVHNGTIYLAGQVPDDTTQDIRGQTTQVLAMVDRLLAEAGSDKSRILMTQIFLADITDITAMNEVWDAWIPAGNTPPRATVQAKMANAAYKIEIVVTAAQA, translated from the coding sequence ATGGCTTCCATCACCCGCTTCCACGTCGGTCCGCGCCTGTCGGAGACAGCCGTGCACAACGGCACCATCTACCTTGCGGGCCAGGTGCCCGACGACACCACGCAGGACATCCGCGGCCAGACCACGCAGGTGCTGGCCATGGTCGACCGCCTGCTGGCCGAGGCCGGCAGCGACAAGTCGCGCATCCTCATGACGCAGATCTTCCTGGCCGACATCACCGACATCACGGCCATGAACGAGGTGTGGGACGCATGGATTCCCGCCGGCAACACCCCGCCGCGCGCAACGGTGCAGGCCAAGATGGCCAATGCGGCCTACAAGATCGAGATCGTGGTCACGGCCGCACAGGCCTGA
- a CDS encoding retropepsin-like aspartic protease family protein: MKSLLVAAQLLAAAAGAHAASSVMLTGTIGSRAILIVNGAPPKTVAVGETFQGVKLVSLQAEQAVVELEGKRVNLRMDTPVSIGGGGGSGAGGSRIVLPADSRGHFMTQGAINGRPVTFMLDTGATSIALSADDAQRIGLDYSKAQRVQMNTANGVSTGYRLRLQSVRVGDVEVYDIDAIVSPQPMPFVLLGNSFINRFSMRRDADQMVLEKRY, from the coding sequence ATGAAATCCCTCCTGGTCGCGGCGCAGCTGCTGGCTGCCGCTGCAGGGGCGCATGCGGCCAGCTCCGTGATGCTGACCGGCACCATCGGCAGCCGCGCGATCCTGATCGTGAACGGCGCGCCGCCCAAGACGGTGGCGGTCGGCGAGACTTTCCAGGGCGTGAAGCTGGTGTCGCTGCAGGCCGAGCAGGCGGTGGTCGAGCTCGAGGGCAAGCGCGTCAACCTGCGCATGGACACGCCGGTCAGCATTGGCGGCGGCGGCGGTTCGGGCGCCGGCGGCAGCCGCATCGTGCTGCCGGCCGACAGCCGCGGCCATTTCATGACGCAGGGCGCCATCAACGGCCGCCCCGTCACCTTCATGCTCGACACCGGTGCCACGTCGATCGCCCTGTCGGCCGACGACGCCCAGCGCATCGGCCTGGACTACAGCAAGGCGCAGCGCGTCCAGATGAACACCGCCAACGGCGTGTCCACCGGCTACAGGCTGCGGCTGCAATCGGTGCGCGTGGGCGATGTCGAGGTGTACGACATCGACGCCATCGTCTCGCCGCAGCCCATGCCCTTCGTTCTGCTGGGCAACAGCTTCATCAACCGCTTCTCGATGCGCCGCGACGCGGACCAGATGGTCCTGGAAAAACGCTATTGA
- a CDS encoding YajQ family cyclic di-GMP-binding protein encodes MPSFDTVCEPNLPEVKNAVENTAKEIATRFDFKGTAAAVELKDKEITMIGDAEFQLVQVEDILRAKLTKRSVDVRFLDKSDVQKIGGDKVKQVIKVKSGIESEQAKKITRIIKDSKLKVQAAIQGDAVRITGAKRDDLQAAMALIKKDVPDMPLSFNNFRD; translated from the coding sequence ATGCCGTCGTTCGATACCGTCTGCGAACCGAATCTGCCCGAAGTGAAGAATGCGGTCGAAAACACCGCCAAGGAAATCGCAACGCGCTTCGATTTCAAGGGCACGGCCGCCGCCGTCGAGCTCAAGGACAAGGAAATCACCATGATCGGCGACGCCGAGTTCCAGCTGGTGCAGGTCGAGGACATTCTTCGCGCCAAGCTCACCAAGCGCAGCGTCGACGTGCGCTTCCTCGACAAGAGCGACGTGCAGAAGATCGGCGGCGACAAGGTCAAGCAGGTCATCAAGGTGAAGAGCGGCATCGAGAGCGAGCAGGCCAAGAAGATCACCCGCATCATCAAGGACAGCAAGCTCAAGGTGCAGGCCGCCATCCAGGGCGACGCGGTGCGCATCACCGGCGCCAAGCGCGACGACCTGCAGGCCGCCATGGCACTCATCAAGAAAGACGTGCCCGACATGCCGCTGTCGTTCAACAACTTCCGCGACTGA
- a CDS encoding glycine-rich domain-containing protein, whose protein sequence is MDLDFLHLNYRRRIAALVWARRAVVAGALVSVFFAFRHGWLALVPLILAAWALAAALGFMETSLRRQFIREARMPPFLVGKLRAAHPGLSRRDAELVLRGLRQFFMAHLRSGRKFVAMPSKVVDTAWHEFILHTQGYQNWCKAAFGGMLHHSPAEVLGKDPKRNDGLRRSWYWACKEESIDPRTPARLPLLFALDVKFGVPGGFDYVPDCKAVDRHAGSDAHCGSSFGESSSDGGGAGDAGGFGGSESSGGGDGGSGGGDSSGGDGGGCGGGCGGGGGD, encoded by the coding sequence GTGGATCTCGACTTTCTCCACCTGAACTATCGGCGGCGCATCGCGGCGCTGGTGTGGGCCCGCCGGGCGGTGGTGGCGGGAGCGTTGGTCTCGGTGTTCTTCGCCTTCCGCCACGGCTGGCTGGCGCTGGTGCCGCTGATCCTGGCCGCCTGGGCGCTGGCGGCCGCGCTGGGCTTCATGGAAACCAGCCTGCGCCGCCAGTTCATCCGCGAGGCACGCATGCCGCCCTTCCTGGTCGGCAAGCTGCGCGCGGCGCACCCCGGGCTCAGCCGGCGCGATGCCGAGCTGGTGCTGCGCGGGCTGCGGCAGTTCTTCATGGCGCATCTGCGCAGCGGCCGCAAGTTCGTCGCCATGCCGTCGAAGGTGGTCGACACGGCCTGGCACGAATTCATCCTGCACACGCAGGGCTACCAGAACTGGTGCAAGGCGGCCTTCGGCGGCATGCTGCACCACAGCCCGGCCGAGGTGCTGGGCAAGGACCCGAAGCGCAACGACGGCCTGCGCCGCAGCTGGTATTGGGCCTGCAAGGAAGAAAGCATCGATCCGCGCACGCCGGCGCGCCTGCCGCTCTTGTTTGCGCTCGACGTCAAATTCGGCGTTCCGGGCGGCTTCGACTACGTGCCCGACTGCAAGGCTGTCGATCGGCATGCCGGTTCGGATGCCCACTGCGGCAGCAGCTTCGGCGAGTCGTCGTCGGATGGCGGCGGCGCGGGCGATGCCGGCGGCTTCGGCGGCAGCGAATCGAGCGGCGGCGGTGATGGCGGCAGCGGAGGAGGGGACTCCTCCGGCGGCGACGGCGGCGGCTGCGGTGGGGGGTGCGGAGGCGGCGGCGGCGACTGA
- the argG gene encoding argininosuccinate synthase encodes MSTILQNVPAGQKVGIAFSGGLDTSAALHWMKLKGAIPYAYTANLGQPDEPDYDEIPRKAMLYGAENARLIDCRAQLANEGIAALQAGAFHVTTAGVTYFNTTPLGRAVTGTMLVSAMKEDDVHIWGDGSTYKGNDIERFYRYGLLTNPNLKIYKPWLDQLFIDELGGRAEMSAFMTKAGFGYKMSAEKAYSTDSNMLGATHEAKDLENLDSGMQIVQPIMGVAFWKDEVEVKRETVSVRFEEGRPVALNGVEHANLVDLILEANRIGGRHGLGMSDQIENRIIEAKSRGIYEAPGLALLFIAYERLVTGIHNEDTIEQYRDHGRKLGRLLYQGRWFDPQAIMLRETAQRWVARAITGEVTIELRRGNDYSILNTVSPNLTYKPERLSMEKVEGAFTPLDRIGQLTMRNLDIVDTREKLAIYTRTGLLSPGQGTSVPRLSNDDESK; translated from the coding sequence ATGTCGACCATTCTCCAAAACGTTCCCGCCGGCCAAAAGGTCGGCATCGCCTTTTCGGGCGGCCTGGACACCAGCGCGGCACTGCACTGGATGAAGCTGAAGGGCGCGATTCCCTACGCCTACACCGCCAATCTCGGCCAGCCCGACGAGCCCGACTACGACGAGATTCCGCGCAAGGCGATGCTCTATGGCGCCGAGAACGCCCGCCTGATCGACTGCCGCGCGCAGCTCGCCAACGAAGGCATCGCCGCGCTGCAGGCCGGCGCCTTCCATGTCACGACCGCGGGCGTCACCTACTTCAACACCACGCCGCTCGGCCGCGCGGTGACCGGCACCATGCTGGTGTCGGCCATGAAGGAAGACGACGTCCACATCTGGGGCGACGGCAGCACCTACAAGGGCAACGACATCGAGCGCTTCTACCGCTACGGCCTGCTCACCAACCCCAACCTGAAGATCTACAAGCCCTGGCTCGACCAGCTGTTCATCGACGAGCTCGGCGGCCGGGCCGAGATGTCGGCATTCATGACCAAGGCCGGCTTCGGCTACAAGATGTCGGCCGAGAAGGCCTACAGCACCGACTCCAACATGCTCGGCGCCACGCACGAGGCCAAGGACCTGGAGAACCTCGACAGCGGCATGCAGATCGTGCAGCCGATCATGGGCGTGGCGTTCTGGAAGGACGAAGTCGAGGTGAAGCGCGAAACCGTCAGCGTGCGCTTCGAGGAAGGCCGCCCGGTCGCCCTGAACGGCGTCGAGCACGCGAACCTCGTCGACCTGATCCTGGAAGCCAACCGCATCGGCGGCCGCCACGGCCTGGGCATGAGCGACCAGATCGAGAACCGCATCATCGAGGCCAAGAGCCGCGGCATCTACGAAGCCCCCGGCCTCGCGCTGCTGTTCATCGCCTACGAGCGCCTGGTGACCGGCATCCACAACGAGGACACGATCGAGCAGTACCGCGACCACGGCCGCAAGCTCGGCCGCCTGCTCTACCAGGGCCGCTGGTTCGACCCGCAGGCCATCATGCTGCGCGAGACGGCACAGCGCTGGGTGGCGCGCGCCATCACCGGCGAAGTGACCATCGAGCTGCGCCGCGGCAACGACTACTCGATTCTCAACACCGTCTCGCCGAACCTCACGTACAAGCCCGAGCGCCTGAGCATGGAAAAGGTCGAGGGCGCGTTCACGCCGCTGGACCGCATCGGCCAGCTCACGATGCGCAACCTCGACATCGTCGACACGCGCGAGAAGCTGGCGATCTACACCCGTACCGGGCTGCTGTCGCCGGGCCAGGGCACCTCGGTGCCGCGGCTCTCGAACGACGACGAGAGCAAGTAA
- the ppnP gene encoding pyrimidine/purine nucleoside phosphorylase, with amino-acid sequence MTTTTDTLNSAAVATKANVYFDGKCVSHSLTLADGTRKSVGVILPATLTFNTGAPEIMEGTAGSCEYQLAGTTEWIASGAGQKFSVPGNSSFQIRVTGEPYSYICHFG; translated from the coding sequence ATGACGACGACTACCGACACTCTCAACAGCGCTGCAGTGGCGACCAAGGCCAATGTGTATTTCGACGGCAAGTGCGTGAGCCACAGCCTCACGCTGGCCGACGGCACCAGGAAATCGGTCGGCGTGATCCTTCCGGCCACCCTGACCTTCAACACCGGCGCGCCCGAAATCATGGAAGGCACGGCCGGCAGCTGCGAATACCAGTTGGCGGGAACCACCGAATGGATCGCCTCGGGCGCCGGACAGAAGTTCAGCGTGCCAGGCAATTCGAGCTTCCAGATCCGGGTCACTGGCGAGCCCTACAGCTACATCTGCCATTTCGGCTGA
- a CDS encoding ArsC family reductase, with translation MTTLYGIPNCDTVKRARAWLDDHGVAYTFHDFKKQGVPEAELDQWLKTPGWEALVNRRGTTWRKLDEAARNAVVDAASARAVLLANPSLIKRPVVNWGPKTGVTTGFDAEAWAAVNAV, from the coding sequence ATGACAACCCTCTACGGCATTCCGAATTGCGACACCGTCAAGCGCGCCCGCGCCTGGCTCGACGACCACGGCGTCGCCTACACCTTCCACGATTTCAAGAAACAGGGCGTGCCCGAGGCCGAACTCGACCAGTGGCTGAAGACGCCCGGCTGGGAGGCGCTGGTCAATCGCCGCGGCACCACCTGGCGCAAGCTCGACGAAGCCGCCCGCAACGCGGTGGTCGACGCCGCTTCTGCCCGCGCCGTGCTGCTGGCCAATCCCAGCCTGATCAAGCGGCCGGTGGTCAACTGGGGGCCGAAAACGGGCGTTACGACAGGGTTCGACGCCGAAGCCTGGGCTGCCGTGAACGCCGTGTAA
- the folC gene encoding bifunctional tetrahydrofolate synthase/dihydrofolate synthase: MPGSMETLNDWLARAEHLHPKNIELGLDRAKEMAARMGLRFDCPVITVAGTNGKGSTCAMLESILTHAGYRTAVFTSPHLVRFEERLRLAGEAVDASKLIANFEAVEVARGDMPLTYFEFTTLGILRCMTEEKPDVAILEVGLGGRLDAVNIIDTDCAVITSIDLDHMDYLGPDRESIGFEKAGIMRAGRPAIVSDPMPPQSVIDHAAAIGADLWRFGHDFNVSGDKQQWGWSGRGRRYSGLAYPALRGANQLLNAAGVLAALEALRPRLPITAQAVRTGLAMVELPGRFQIVPGEPTLVLDVAHNAHAVAALAENLDAMGFYPTTHGVFGVMADKDLAPILARIGPMIDRWYFTDLPTPRAAKAGDLLARWQAQNTRADVSGSVHANPMEALRAAIEHADPADRIVVFGSFFTVGGVLEHGTPRLQAKHLLPGG, from the coding sequence ATGCCGGGCTCCATGGAAACCCTTAACGACTGGCTCGCACGCGCCGAGCACCTCCATCCGAAGAACATCGAGCTCGGCCTCGACCGCGCCAAGGAGATGGCTGCCCGCATGGGGCTGCGCTTCGACTGCCCGGTGATCACCGTGGCCGGCACCAATGGCAAGGGTTCGACCTGCGCCATGCTCGAATCGATCCTCACGCATGCCGGCTACCGCACGGCGGTGTTCACGTCGCCGCACCTGGTGCGCTTCGAGGAACGGCTGCGGCTGGCGGGCGAGGCGGTCGACGCTTCAAAATTGATAGCAAATTTCGAAGCAGTGGAGGTGGCCCGGGGCGACATGCCGCTGACCTACTTCGAATTCACCACGCTGGGCATCCTGCGCTGTATGACCGAAGAGAAGCCCGACGTGGCCATTCTCGAAGTCGGCCTCGGCGGCCGGCTCGACGCGGTCAACATCATCGATACCGATTGCGCGGTCATCACCAGCATCGACCTCGACCACATGGACTATCTCGGGCCCGACCGCGAAAGCATCGGCTTCGAGAAGGCCGGCATCATGCGCGCGGGCAGGCCGGCCATCGTGAGCGACCCGATGCCGCCGCAAAGCGTGATCGACCACGCGGCGGCCATCGGCGCCGACCTCTGGCGCTTCGGGCACGATTTCAACGTGTCGGGCGACAAGCAGCAGTGGGGCTGGTCGGGCCGCGGCCGGCGCTACAGCGGGCTGGCCTATCCGGCGCTGCGCGGCGCCAACCAGCTGCTCAATGCCGCGGGCGTGCTCGCGGCGCTCGAGGCGCTGCGGCCCCGGTTGCCGATCACCGCGCAGGCGGTGCGCACGGGGCTCGCGATGGTCGAGCTGCCGGGCCGCTTCCAGATCGTGCCGGGCGAGCCCACGCTGGTGCTCGACGTGGCGCACAACGCGCACGCGGTGGCGGCGCTGGCCGAGAACCTCGACGCGATGGGCTTCTATCCCACCACGCACGGCGTGTTCGGCGTCATGGCCGACAAGGATCTGGCCCCGATCCTCGCGCGCATCGGCCCGATGATCGACCGCTGGTACTTCACCGATCTGCCGACCCCGCGCGCCGCCAAGGCCGGCGATCTGCTCGCGCGCTGGCAGGCGCAGAACACGCGCGCCGACGTCTCCGGCAGCGTGCACGCCAACCCGATGGAAGCGCTGCGCGCGGCCATCGAGCACGCGGACCCCGCTGATAGAATCGTGGTCTTCGGATCGTTCTTCACCGTGGGTGGCGTGCTGGAGCATGGCACTCCGCGGCTGCAAGCCAAACACCTGCTGCCCGGCGGCTGA
- a CDS encoding SPOR domain-containing protein, whose product MAFFKFRTRGPQGNEGRNAPAAVPAESVETMRRRARHRLVGAAVLVLLGVIGFPLLFDTQPRPIAVDIPIEIPDRNKVKPLPVPATPPPAAPTTGAADSGTRVAAAPSGSGGMITESADGTEIDPGKPAASTPPAETRPAAEAKPERKPEPKPEAKPEHKPEPKPKPEAKPEPKPAAPKPASAEDGNRARALLEGKPSNTSTKPAAAEDGGRFVVQVGAFADADKAREVRQKLEKAGLKTYVHVAKTADGERTRVRVGPFGSRAEADKAAEKVKGLSLSAAILTL is encoded by the coding sequence ATGGCGTTTTTCAAGTTCCGCACGCGCGGCCCGCAAGGCAACGAAGGACGCAACGCACCGGCCGCCGTCCCCGCGGAAAGTGTGGAAACCATGCGTCGCCGTGCGCGCCACCGGCTGGTGGGCGCGGCGGTCCTGGTGCTGCTTGGCGTGATCGGATTTCCGCTGCTGTTCGACACCCAGCCGCGCCCCATTGCGGTCGACATTCCGATCGAGATTCCCGACCGCAACAAGGTCAAACCGCTGCCCGTGCCCGCAACACCGCCGCCCGCCGCACCCACTACCGGCGCTGCCGACAGCGGCACCCGCGTGGCCGCGGCCCCGTCCGGCAGCGGCGGCATGATCACCGAGAGCGCCGACGGCACCGAAATCGATCCCGGCAAGCCGGCGGCAAGCACGCCTCCGGCCGAGACCCGGCCCGCCGCCGAAGCCAAGCCGGAGCGCAAGCCCGAACCCAAGCCCGAAGCCAAGCCGGAACACAAACCCGAGCCGAAGCCAAAGCCCGAAGCCAAACCCGAACCCAAGCCCGCAGCCCCCAAGCCGGCCTCGGCCGAAGACGGCAACCGCGCGCGCGCCTTGCTCGAAGGCAAGCCGTCCAACACCAGCACCAAGCCCGCCGCAGCCGAAGACGGCGGCCGCTTCGTGGTGCAGGTCGGCGCCTTTGCCGATGCCGACAAGGCGCGCGAAGTGCGGCAGAAACTCGAGAAGGCCGGCCTCAAGACCTATGTGCACGTGGCCAAGACGGCCGATGGCGAGCGCACGCGTGTGCGTGTCGGCCCGTTCGGCTCACGCGCCGAGGCGGACAAGGCCGCCGAGAAGGTCAAGGGCTTGTCTTTGTCGGCCGCCATCCTCACTTTGTAG